One Williamsia phyllosphaerae DNA segment encodes these proteins:
- a CDS encoding endonuclease domain-containing protein yields MTALRHAARSLDAEDFIVVSDSALNLKLATFDELSSALSTAPARVRALLDRCDGQAQSGTETMVRLRLRAKNIGVSTQHHVPGVGHVDLLVGNRLVVEVDSKAHHTGVERYESDRTRDRLLTQLGYLPIRFTYRQVVHDWHACEHTVIDLVRRGDHRRRPHGVRDC; encoded by the coding sequence GTGACCGCGCTTCGCCATGCCGCGCGATCCCTCGACGCGGAGGACTTCATCGTCGTGAGCGACTCCGCACTCAACCTGAAGCTCGCGACATTCGACGAACTGTCATCAGCCTTGTCGACCGCGCCGGCGCGGGTACGCGCTCTTCTCGACAGATGCGACGGGCAGGCACAATCCGGCACCGAGACGATGGTTCGACTGCGGCTCCGCGCGAAGAACATCGGCGTCTCGACGCAGCACCATGTCCCCGGAGTCGGGCACGTCGACCTCCTCGTCGGCAACCGCCTGGTCGTCGAGGTCGACAGCAAGGCGCACCACACCGGCGTCGAGCGCTATGAGTCGGACCGGACCCGCGACCGGCTACTGACTCAGTTGGGGTACCTACCGATTCGGTTCACCTACCGGCAGGTCGTCCACGACTGGCACGCCTGCGAACACACTGTCATCGACCTGGTCCGTCGCGGCGACCATCGACGCCGCCCGCACGGTGTCCGTGACTGCTGA
- a CDS encoding GNAT family N-acetyltransferase, with translation MTTDKTGAETTVTDNPELQRFEIALDPEGTVGFALYRDRDGAETGAQRIFFHTEVDEAYGGRGLGTILVRGAIDATRAAGRRVVPVCPLFAAYVGKHDDVADIVDQPDVHVMRYLREHAG, from the coding sequence ATGACCACCGACAAGACCGGCGCCGAGACCACCGTCACCGACAACCCGGAACTGCAGCGCTTCGAGATCGCGCTCGATCCGGAGGGCACGGTCGGGTTCGCGCTTTACCGCGACCGTGACGGTGCCGAGACCGGCGCTCAACGGATCTTTTTCCACACCGAGGTCGACGAGGCCTACGGCGGTCGTGGCCTCGGCACGATCCTCGTACGCGGGGCGATCGACGCCACCCGCGCCGCTGGCCGTCGGGTCGTCCCGGTGTGTCCGCTGTTCGCCGCCTACGTCGGCAAGCACGATGACGTCGCCGACATCGTCGATCAGCCCGACGTCCACGTCATGCGGTACCTACGCGAGCACGCCGGCTGA
- a CDS encoding pirin family protein produces MSNLEQHPVEQECVGSPTTGVEVLTAREVPLGGPRAMLVRRTLPQRQRSLIGAWCFVDHYGPEDVTRSAGMDVAPHPHTGLQTVSWLFSGEVEHRDSAGVRAMVRPGELNLMSAGAGISHSEVSTPDTTVLHGAQLWVALPESARHSERGFQHHAPGSVAVDGAVLRVFIGELAGERSPVTTYTPLLGAEIVIDPHATISLDVSPDFEHGVLSDQGELRVSDTDLANGDLAYVGVGASQVTITNAGSVPARCLLLGGEPFDEEIIMWWNFVGRTHEEIAAYREQWEAHAERFGSVQGYTGPHDRIPAPTLPNTVLRPRSNPAPRARMTDHRQDS; encoded by the coding sequence ATGAGCAATCTCGAGCAACACCCGGTGGAGCAGGAGTGCGTCGGTTCCCCGACCACGGGCGTGGAGGTGCTCACGGCGCGCGAGGTACCGCTCGGCGGGCCCCGCGCCATGCTGGTCCGCCGCACCCTGCCGCAGCGACAGCGATCGCTGATCGGGGCCTGGTGCTTCGTCGACCACTACGGTCCCGAGGACGTCACGCGCAGCGCAGGCATGGATGTCGCGCCACATCCGCACACCGGATTGCAGACCGTGAGCTGGCTGTTCAGCGGCGAGGTCGAACACCGCGACAGCGCCGGGGTGCGTGCGATGGTCCGGCCTGGCGAGCTCAACCTGATGTCCGCGGGTGCGGGCATCAGTCACTCGGAGGTCTCCACCCCGGACACGACGGTCCTGCACGGCGCACAGCTGTGGGTGGCGCTGCCGGAGTCGGCGCGGCACTCCGAGCGCGGTTTCCAACACCACGCTCCCGGCTCTGTCGCGGTCGACGGCGCGGTGCTGCGGGTGTTCATCGGCGAGCTGGCGGGCGAGCGATCACCCGTCACCACGTACACCCCGCTGCTCGGGGCGGAGATCGTCATCGACCCGCACGCCACCATCTCGCTCGACGTGTCCCCGGACTTCGAGCACGGTGTTCTCAGCGACCAGGGTGAGCTCCGGGTCTCCGACACCGACCTGGCCAACGGCGATCTCGCCTACGTCGGTGTCGGGGCGTCGCAGGTGACGATCACGAATGCGGGGTCCGTCCCGGCGCGGTGTCTGCTGCTCGGTGGCGAGCCGTTCGACGAGGAGATCATCATGTGGTGGAACTTCGTCGGACGCACCCACGAGGAGATCGCCGCCTATCGCGAGCAGTGGGAGGCCCACGCCGAGAGGTTCGGATCGGTGCAGGGGTACACCGGTCCGCACGACCGGATCCCGGCGCCCACCCTGCCGAACACCGTTCTGCGGCCACGTTCCAACCCCGCACCGCGCGCCCGGATGACCGATCACCGACAGGACAGCTGA
- a CDS encoding carboxymuconolactone decarboxylase family protein has protein sequence MTGSHIYIDKQSPSAYRALGGVATAVADVARDAELPRVLVELINLRVSQINGCAFCLELHSRRAIAAGETVQRIATLPAWRDTELFDATERAALRLAEICTDLPSHDLQEIDYERARENLTDDQISAVIWVAIAINAFNRVSILSRHPVRQ, from the coding sequence GTGACCGGTTCGCACATCTACATCGACAAGCAGTCCCCCTCCGCGTACCGCGCGCTCGGCGGTGTCGCGACGGCGGTGGCCGACGTGGCGCGCGACGCCGAGCTGCCCCGCGTCCTCGTCGAGCTGATCAACCTGCGCGTCTCCCAGATCAACGGATGTGCGTTCTGTCTCGAGCTGCATTCGCGCCGTGCGATCGCGGCGGGCGAGACCGTGCAGCGCATCGCGACGCTGCCCGCGTGGCGCGACACCGAGTTGTTCGACGCCACCGAGCGCGCCGCACTGCGTCTCGCCGAGATCTGCACCGACCTGCCGTCGCACGATCTGCAGGAGATCGACTACGAGCGTGCCCGCGAAAACCTCACCGACGACCAGATCTCGGCGGTCATCTGGGTCGCCATCGCGATCAACGCGTTCAACCGGGTGTCGATCCTCAGCCGACACCCCGTCCGGCAGTGA
- a CDS encoding FAD-dependent monooxygenase — translation MTRTRSQDDERPTVLVTGGSVGGPAQAWALHRAGFAVTLMERAPQMREAGQNVDIRDAGHAVLRAMGVRAEVKAASTGEVGIRYYDHRGEPYAEMPTIEGSDGPTAELEILRGSLSEILLRLTEGQVEHRYGNHITALDQGADGVEVELADGSRERYDLVVVAEGRNSTTRDLVFGDEVGTISRGLYIAYGTIERTAGDDDWWRWMTARDSRMVGLRPDNKGTIRANLGFLAPDLGLDRLGHTAQMKVLRTRFAGVGWETDRILDGFAVAPEEFYMERTDKVVLPTYSRGRVIVVGDAAWAGGPTGMGTTLALVGAYVLAGELDAARVGATIDHRRAFAAYERIIRPYAETVQTPPPGNSRTVMPRTTWGLRVLRTAHRLIAKPAVRERVEHRLLSRAGKDFVLPSYPIYADAPVTAGRGVG, via the coding sequence ATGACACGGACACGATCACAGGACGACGAACGACCGACGGTGCTGGTGACCGGGGGCAGCGTGGGCGGTCCGGCCCAGGCGTGGGCGTTGCACCGAGCAGGGTTCGCGGTGACGCTGATGGAACGGGCGCCGCAGATGCGCGAGGCCGGCCAGAACGTCGACATTCGGGACGCCGGCCACGCCGTGCTCCGCGCGATGGGGGTGCGGGCGGAGGTCAAGGCGGCGTCGACCGGTGAAGTCGGGATCCGCTACTACGACCACCGTGGCGAGCCGTACGCCGAGATGCCGACGATCGAGGGATCGGACGGACCGACCGCCGAACTCGAGATCCTGCGGGGGTCGCTGTCGGAGATCCTGCTCCGCCTGACCGAGGGACAGGTCGAGCACCGCTACGGCAACCACATCACCGCCCTCGATCAGGGGGCCGACGGGGTCGAGGTCGAGCTCGCGGACGGGTCCAGGGAACGCTACGACCTCGTCGTCGTAGCCGAGGGACGCAACTCCACCACCCGCGACCTGGTGTTCGGCGACGAGGTCGGCACGATCAGCCGGGGTCTCTACATCGCCTACGGCACGATCGAGCGGACCGCTGGGGATGACGACTGGTGGCGGTGGATGACCGCGCGGGACAGCCGCATGGTCGGTCTGCGCCCGGACAACAAGGGCACCATCCGCGCGAACCTGGGTTTCCTCGCGCCCGACCTCGGCCTGGACCGACTCGGCCACACCGCCCAGATGAAGGTCCTGCGCACACGGTTCGCCGGAGTCGGGTGGGAGACCGACCGCATCCTCGACGGCTTCGCCGTCGCGCCCGAGGAGTTCTACATGGAGCGCACCGACAAGGTGGTGTTGCCGACCTACTCCCGCGGTCGGGTGATCGTCGTCGGCGACGCGGCGTGGGCGGGTGGGCCCACCGGCATGGGAACCACACTCGCGCTGGTCGGGGCATACGTCCTCGCCGGTGAACTCGACGCGGCCCGCGTCGGCGCGACGATCGATCACCGTCGTGCGTTCGCCGCCTACGAGCGGATCATCCGGCCCTACGCCGAGACCGTGCAGACCCCGCCGCCGGGCAACTCGCGCACGGTCATGCCGCGGACCACGTGGGGCCTGCGGGTGCTGCGGACCGCGCACCGGCTGATCGCGAAACCCGCGGTGCGCGAGCGGGTCGAACACCGCCTGCTCTCGCGTGCGGGCAAGGACTTCGTCCTGCCGAGCTACCCGATCTACGCAGATGCCCCGGTCACTGCCGGACGGGGTGTCGGCTGA
- a CDS encoding MarR family winged helix-turn-helix transcriptional regulator → MTPMPNDDDSYGDLDPATIAVRDMVGASRELVGRMAHRMGMNPNDMSAIAQLTQEGPMGVADLATHLGIRSASATVMVDRLERAGHVERVRDTVDRRRVVVTETPTARRTAAQAWGPTIGRLDEVCRELADDERDVVMRFLARITEVTRESGTD, encoded by the coding sequence ATGACGCCCATGCCGAACGACGACGACAGCTACGGCGATCTCGATCCGGCCACGATCGCGGTGCGCGACATGGTCGGCGCCTCGAGGGAACTCGTCGGACGAATGGCCCACCGGATGGGGATGAACCCCAACGACATGTCGGCCATCGCACAGCTGACCCAGGAGGGACCGATGGGCGTGGCCGATCTCGCCACGCACCTCGGGATCAGGTCGGCATCGGCAACCGTGATGGTCGACCGCCTCGAACGCGCGGGACACGTCGAACGGGTCCGCGACACCGTCGATCGACGTCGGGTGGTGGTGACCGAGACGCCGACCGCGCGCCGGACCGCCGCGCAGGCCTGGGGTCCCACCATCGGCCGCCTCGACGAGGTGTGCCGGGAGTTGGCCGACGACGAACGAGATGTGGTGATGCGCTTCCTCGCGCGGATCACCGAGGTGACGCGCGAGAGCGGAACCGACTGA
- a CDS encoding TetR/AcrR family transcriptional regulator: protein MTTTRTSARRPGGRSARVQAAVYAAVGSLVSEGFRDTMTVPQVAERAGVNPTSVYRRWGAVSTLLEEVAVAALTGDEPMPDTGSIRGDLETWSGIIVADITRPERIVYLRAMVGAREGTPGQCPCWEIRDEQAAAMIARAAARGEAVPTVAQVLNHVVAPLYHHVVFGLPADEAYAHSMVADVLAMVPARVFAD, encoded by the coding sequence ATGACCACTACTCGCACCTCCGCGCGCCGCCCCGGTGGACGCAGCGCACGCGTGCAGGCCGCCGTCTATGCCGCCGTGGGCTCGCTGGTCAGTGAAGGTTTTCGGGACACCATGACCGTGCCGCAGGTGGCCGAGCGCGCCGGCGTCAACCCGACCAGCGTGTATCGGCGATGGGGTGCGGTGTCGACGCTTCTCGAAGAGGTCGCGGTCGCGGCGCTCACCGGGGATGAGCCGATGCCCGACACCGGCAGCATCCGTGGCGATCTCGAGACCTGGTCGGGGATCATCGTCGCCGACATCACGCGTCCCGAACGCATCGTCTACCTGCGTGCGATGGTCGGCGCCCGCGAGGGCACGCCTGGTCAGTGTCCGTGCTGGGAGATCCGCGACGAGCAGGCCGCGGCGATGATCGCCCGTGCCGCCGCTCGCGGCGAGGCCGTGCCGACGGTGGCGCAGGTCCTCAACCACGTGGTCGCCCCGCTGTATCACCACGTCGTGTTCGGGCTGCCGGCCGACGAGGCGTACGCGCATTCGATGGTGGCCGACGTGCTCGCGATGGTGCCCGCGCGCGTGTTCGCGGACTGA
- a CDS encoding MFS transporter gives MQRRIPHPIAFWVVALMSTTALLASAAPSPLYPVYQQLWGFSSFTLTIIFAVYVVALVGTLLTVGSLSDHVGRRPVLFAAVVLLIVSMVIFLEADGVALLIVARVVQGLATGALVGTISAAMVDLAPSPRLGALLSSASPPAGLAAGAVLAGVLVQYVPLPRVIVYVVLIALLGILLVTLAFLPETSPRHGFTSRRHVLQIISPNISVPGYARLTFLTALPALMASWALGGLYLSLGSSITASILGVSNHAISGAILFAFFGCAAVAAALAQTSSTTVRFTLGFTGLGAGVLISMFATLASSAPAYIAGSVIAGIGWGITLIGMMSSITEVTAPADRGRVFAAVFAVCYTAFSVPAVVAGLAVTMFGLRSTAVGYAIFIMVLVASAAAAAIVNLRRAPAAEIAVDVTATPAQEPVSIR, from the coding sequence ATGCAGCGACGTATCCCGCATCCGATCGCCTTCTGGGTGGTCGCACTGATGTCGACGACCGCACTGCTGGCGTCGGCGGCGCCGTCCCCGCTCTACCCCGTATATCAGCAGCTCTGGGGCTTCTCGTCCTTCACGCTGACGATCATCTTCGCGGTGTACGTCGTCGCGTTGGTGGGCACACTGCTCACCGTCGGCTCACTGTCCGATCACGTAGGTCGACGCCCGGTCCTGTTCGCCGCCGTCGTCCTGTTGATCGTCAGCATGGTGATCTTCCTCGAGGCCGACGGCGTGGCGCTGCTCATCGTGGCTCGCGTCGTGCAGGGGTTGGCCACCGGCGCGCTGGTGGGAACGATCAGCGCCGCCATGGTCGACCTCGCCCCGAGCCCGCGTCTCGGCGCGCTGCTGAGCAGCGCCAGCCCGCCCGCCGGATTGGCCGCGGGAGCCGTGCTGGCCGGCGTCCTCGTCCAGTACGTCCCACTGCCCCGCGTGATCGTCTACGTCGTCCTCATCGCACTGCTGGGGATCTTGCTGGTGACGCTCGCCTTCCTCCCCGAGACGTCGCCGCGACACGGCTTCACATCGAGACGTCACGTCCTGCAGATCATCTCGCCGAACATCTCGGTACCCGGCTACGCCCGGCTCACGTTCCTGACGGCACTGCCCGCGCTGATGGCGAGTTGGGCCCTCGGCGGTCTGTACCTCTCGTTGGGTTCGTCGATCACGGCATCGATCCTCGGCGTGAGCAACCACGCCATCAGCGGCGCCATCCTGTTCGCCTTCTTCGGATGTGCGGCGGTCGCGGCAGCGCTGGCGCAGACGTCATCGACCACAGTCCGGTTCACCTTGGGCTTCACCGGGCTGGGAGCAGGGGTGCTGATCTCGATGTTCGCCACTCTGGCCTCGTCCGCACCCGCCTACATCGCCGGTTCGGTGATCGCCGGAATCGGTTGGGGCATCACGCTGATCGGGATGATGTCGTCGATCACCGAGGTCACCGCACCGGCCGATCGGGGTCGCGTCTTCGCCGCGGTGTTCGCGGTCTGCTACACGGCGTTCAGCGTCCCGGCCGTCGTCGCGGGTCTGGCCGTCACGATGTTCGGACTGCGCTCCACCGCAGTGGGATACGCGATATTCATCATGGTGCTCGTCGCTTCCGCCGCGGCGGCAGCGATCGTCAACCTGCGTCGCGCGCCTGCTGCCGAGATCGCCGTCGACGTGACGGCGACCCCGGCGCAGGAGCCGGTCTCGATCCGCTGA
- a CDS encoding lipopolysaccharide assembly protein LapA domain-containing protein, with protein sequence MSATHTDTAATRTKSRAVGPVTAITLVIAVVLIAAVVIFVLQNTDQVSVEFLAWQLDLGLGVAMLIGAAVGAVIAWIISGTVRARRALK encoded by the coding sequence ATGAGCGCCACCCACACCGACACCGCCGCGACGCGCACGAAGTCCCGGGCCGTCGGACCCGTCACCGCGATCACCCTGGTGATCGCAGTTGTGTTGATCGCGGCCGTGGTGATCTTCGTCCTGCAGAACACCGATCAGGTCAGCGTGGAGTTCCTGGCGTGGCAGCTCGACCTCGGTCTGGGCGTGGCCATGCTGATCGGCGCGGCCGTGGGCGCGGTCATCGCGTGGATCATCAGTGGCACGGTGCGCGCGCGTCGCGCCCTGAAATGA
- a CDS encoding acyl-CoA dehydrogenase family protein, producing MHLALTPDEAAFRDEMRTFFTTKIPKEIRERSAAGNLNMPDDIVTTMRILNEEGIATPNWPVAAGGKDWTPVQRHIWQDQLNLASVPEPLAFNASMVGPVIAQFGSQEIKDRFLPATANLDIWWCQGFSEPEAGSDLASLKTKAVRDGDHYIVNGQKTWTTLAQYADWIFCLVRTNPDAPKKQAGISFLLIDMNSEGIERRPIQLIDGGHEVNEVWFTDVRVPVENLVGEENAGWSYAKFLLSNERGGIARVSYNKIRLARAKEIAASISTPNGSMLDDPFTRARFVELENALLALELTQLRVVASDGDGKPNPVSSVLKLRGSELTQEVTELMTDLAGTDSLTVFDPAVDDAEWAHLAMPTYLNTRKVSIYGGSSEVQRTIIASGILGL from the coding sequence ATGCACCTCGCCCTCACCCCCGACGAAGCGGCGTTCCGCGATGAGATGCGGACCTTCTTCACCACCAAGATCCCCAAAGAGATCCGCGAACGATCGGCTGCGGGAAATCTGAACATGCCCGACGACATCGTCACCACGATGCGCATCCTCAACGAGGAGGGCATCGCGACGCCCAACTGGCCCGTCGCCGCCGGCGGCAAGGACTGGACCCCGGTGCAGCGCCACATCTGGCAGGACCAGTTGAATCTGGCGTCGGTACCCGAGCCACTTGCGTTCAACGCCTCGATGGTCGGCCCGGTGATCGCGCAGTTCGGCTCACAGGAGATCAAGGACCGCTTCCTGCCCGCGACGGCGAACCTCGACATCTGGTGGTGCCAGGGCTTCTCCGAGCCGGAGGCCGGCTCGGACCTCGCGTCGCTGAAGACCAAGGCCGTCCGCGACGGCGACCACTACATCGTCAACGGCCAGAAGACCTGGACCACGCTGGCGCAGTACGCCGACTGGATCTTCTGCCTGGTGCGCACCAACCCCGATGCCCCGAAGAAGCAGGCGGGTATCAGCTTCCTGCTCATCGACATGAACTCCGAGGGCATCGAGCGCCGCCCCATCCAACTCATCGACGGTGGCCACGAGGTCAACGAGGTGTGGTTCACCGACGTCCGCGTCCCGGTCGAGAACCTCGTCGGCGAGGAGAACGCCGGATGGAGCTACGCCAAGTTCTTGCTCTCGAACGAGCGCGGCGGTATCGCGCGGGTGTCGTACAACAAGATCCGTCTTGCTCGGGCCAAGGAGATCGCCGCGTCGATCTCCACCCCGAACGGTTCCATGCTCGACGACCCCTTCACACGTGCACGGTTCGTCGAGCTCGAGAACGCCCTTCTCGCACTGGAACTCACGCAGTTGCGTGTTGTCGCGTCCGACGGCGACGGCAAGCCCAACCCGGTGTCGTCGGTGCTCAAGCTGCGTGGCAGTGAGCTCACCCAGGAGGTCACCGAGCTGATGACCGACCTCGCGGGCACCGACTCCCTGACCGTCTTCGACCCTGCGGTCGACGACGCGGAATGGGCACACCTCGCGATGCCGACCTACCTGAACACCCGCAAAGTCTCGATCTACGGCGGCTCGTCGGAGGTCCAGCGCACCATCATCGCCTCGGGGATCCTCGGCCTGTAG
- a CDS encoding acyl-CoA dehydrogenase family protein, which yields MDFELTEEQSLLRDTAREVLGRAYDVEKLRAVAETDRGWSEDVWSSLAEIGILGLPFTEEDGGAGAGFAETAVVAGEFGRSLAPEPFITAMATPGVAIAAITDDTLRGEIVAAVSEGELVLAWAHDEPGDRWPASALATTATASGDGYTLTGSKGPVLAGDVAGKFVVTATLDGAPALFLVDADASGVNRTALRTHDRRRAARITLDGAAATALPVDDVAAVITKAEVVTQTLLCAEAVGAMEQALNQTTEYLKSRKQFGVPLKTFQALTHRASNMYVELELARSISTYATMRLADDDVDPATASRAKLQICHSARLIGQETIQLHGGIGLTAEYPVGHVVSRLTAIAHTLGGADDHLRALSESVADHDMLTLI from the coding sequence ATGGATTTCGAATTGACCGAGGAGCAGTCGCTCCTGCGCGACACCGCCCGCGAGGTGCTCGGACGCGCCTACGACGTCGAGAAACTGCGTGCCGTAGCCGAGACCGATCGCGGCTGGAGTGAGGACGTCTGGTCCTCACTCGCCGAGATCGGCATCCTCGGCCTCCCCTTCACCGAGGAGGACGGAGGCGCCGGAGCAGGATTCGCCGAGACCGCCGTTGTGGCCGGGGAATTCGGTCGTTCACTCGCGCCCGAGCCGTTCATCACCGCGATGGCGACGCCGGGCGTCGCGATCGCCGCGATCACCGACGACACCCTGCGCGGCGAGATCGTCGCCGCTGTCTCCGAGGGCGAGCTCGTCCTGGCCTGGGCCCACGACGAGCCCGGCGACCGGTGGCCCGCATCGGCCCTGGCGACCACGGCCACCGCGTCGGGTGACGGCTACACCCTGACCGGCTCGAAGGGCCCGGTGCTCGCCGGCGATGTCGCCGGGAAGTTCGTCGTCACCGCGACGCTCGACGGCGCCCCGGCGCTGTTCCTCGTCGACGCAGACGCCTCCGGCGTGAACCGCACCGCGTTGCGGACGCACGATCGTCGTCGCGCCGCGCGGATCACCCTCGATGGCGCTGCCGCGACCGCGCTGCCGGTCGACGACGTCGCCGCGGTGATCACCAAGGCCGAGGTCGTCACCCAGACCCTGCTGTGCGCCGAGGCCGTCGGCGCGATGGAACAGGCACTGAACCAGACCACCGAGTACCTCAAGTCGCGCAAGCAGTTCGGTGTGCCGCTCAAGACGTTCCAGGCGCTGACCCACCGGGCGTCGAACATGTACGTCGAGCTCGAGTTGGCCCGCAGCATCAGCACCTACGCGACGATGCGCCTCGCCGACGACGACGTCGATCCGGCCACCGCCTCGCGCGCGAAGCTGCAGATCTGTCACTCGGCGCGTCTCATCGGCCAGGAGACCATCCAGCTGCACGGTGGCATCGGCCTCACCGCCGAGTACCCGGTCGGCCACGTGGTCAGCCGCCTGACCGCGATCGCCCACACCCTGGGCGGCGCCGACGATCACTTGCGAGCGCTGTCGGAGTCGGTCGCCGACCACGACATGCTCACACTGATCTAG
- a CDS encoding flavin-containing monooxygenase, translating to MTDVRIAIIGAGFGGVCVALKLAAAGHRSFTVFDSHADVGGTWWANTYPGAACDAPSHVYSYSFAQTTDWSRRFAPGPEIQRYLRRCVDEAGIGDHLRLGVTVEKVRWTGVEWILALADDTEVAADVVVGATGQLNVPGYPPIPGLDDFEGPSMHTARWRADVDLAGRRVAVVGTGASAVQVIPAIADTVGELVVFQRSAPYVFDKPDTAYGDRLHRAYRAVPALRSVARAGIWWTFEAFGVFFWKWPRLMRPLERVHARALARRGLDDATRTGLTPDHRPGCKRILISSEYHDTFARENVSLVTEAITGCAADGLSTVNTHHDVEVIIYATGFQGAHLGTLTVTGVDGTDLAQSWDDGARAHLGIAVPGFPNLFLVYGPNTNLGTGSITFMLEAQADHIVAAVTRLARTPGTAMEVTTTALDRWRAELGARQATSVWQSGCSSWYLDAHGRDTHNWPGFMTRYASMVRTPRDADYRMVSLPI from the coding sequence GTGACCGACGTCCGCATCGCCATCATCGGAGCCGGATTCGGCGGCGTCTGTGTCGCACTCAAGCTGGCCGCGGCCGGCCACCGTTCCTTCACCGTGTTCGACTCCCACGCCGACGTCGGCGGCACGTGGTGGGCGAACACCTACCCCGGCGCCGCGTGCGACGCACCGTCGCACGTCTACAGCTACTCGTTCGCGCAGACCACCGACTGGTCGCGGCGTTTCGCCCCCGGGCCGGAGATCCAGCGCTATCTGCGACGGTGCGTCGACGAGGCCGGGATCGGCGACCATCTCCGACTCGGCGTCACCGTCGAGAAGGTCCGATGGACGGGTGTCGAGTGGATACTGGCCCTCGCCGACGACACCGAGGTCGCCGCCGACGTGGTTGTCGGTGCAACCGGTCAGCTCAACGTCCCCGGCTACCCGCCGATACCGGGCCTGGACGACTTCGAGGGCCCCAGCATGCACACCGCGCGCTGGCGCGCTGACGTCGATCTGGCCGGCCGTCGGGTTGCGGTGGTCGGGACCGGGGCCAGCGCGGTCCAGGTCATCCCCGCGATAGCGGACACCGTCGGCGAGTTGGTCGTGTTCCAACGGTCGGCGCCCTACGTGTTCGACAAACCCGACACGGCGTACGGAGATCGTCTCCATCGGGCGTACCGCGCCGTGCCCGCGTTGAGATCTGTTGCACGGGCCGGTATCTGGTGGACGTTCGAGGCGTTCGGCGTCTTCTTCTGGAAGTGGCCGCGGTTGATGCGACCTCTCGAGCGGGTACACGCCCGCGCGCTCGCACGACGCGGTCTCGACGATGCCACGCGCACAGGTCTCACGCCGGATCACCGCCCCGGCTGCAAGCGGATCCTGATCTCGAGTGAATACCACGACACGTTCGCACGCGAGAACGTCTCGTTGGTGACCGAGGCGATCACCGGATGTGCAGCCGACGGGCTGTCGACCGTGAACACACACCACGACGTCGAGGTCATCATCTACGCCACCGGATTTCAGGGAGCGCACCTGGGAACCCTGACGGTGACCGGGGTCGACGGAACCGACCTGGCGCAGAGCTGGGACGACGGAGCCCGCGCGCACCTCGGCATCGCGGTGCCGGGGTTCCCGAACCTCTTCCTCGTCTACGGTCCGAACACGAACCTGGGCACCGGCTCGATCACCTTCATGCTCGAGGCGCAGGCCGACCACATCGTCGCCGCGGTGACCCGTCTGGCTCGGACACCGGGCACGGCGATGGAGGTCACCACGACGGCTCTTGACCGGTGGCGTGCCGAACTGGGCGCACGCCAGGCGACATCGGTGTGGCAATCCGGTTGTTCGAGTTGGTATCTCGACGCCCACGGCCGCGACACCCACAACTGGCCCGGGTTCATGACGCGGTACGCGTCCATGGTGCGGACGCCACGCGACGCGGACTACCGGATGGTTTCGCTGCCGATCTAG